DNA from Fortiea contorta PCC 7126:
TGGTGCTGATATCTGCGGGTTTTGCCATCTGGGTATAAATGCATTCACAAAAAATCTGTAAAAAGCTTACAGCATAAATTATTGGTTATGGCGTTTCTCGTTTTATGATGGTACATTTCGTCGAGGTTAGGGGCTAGGAACTAGGGGCGCTTAGGCTAGCTAGGATGTACGTACCTCATGTAAATCTAAGTGAGTTGGACATAGCTAAAAAAGGGCGGGCTTTTCAGCCCACCCCAAAAAATATACAAGAGTATTCTGTTGCTAATTAACCCAACAAAGCCTTAGCTTTAGCCAAAACATTATCAACACTAAAACCAAACTTTTCTAAACAAACACCACCAGGAGCGGAAGCACCAAAGCGATCAATACTCACAGTATCGCCTTCAGTACCCACATACTTGTGCCAGCCGAAGCTAGCAGCAGCTTCCACAGACAAGCGCTTGGTGACAGCTTTTGGTAGCACAGACTCTTTATAAGCTGCGTCTTGCGCTTCAAATAGATCCCATGCAGGTAAGGAAACAACACGAACTTTTTTACCTTCGGCTGTCAGTTTTTCCGCTGCGGTGACGCACAGGCTCAATTCTGAACCAGTACCAATCAGGATGATATCGGGTGTGCCTTCGCTATCCACCACAACATATCCGCCTTTGCTGACGCCTTCGATAGAAGTACCAGCCAAGTTGGGGACATTTTGACGGGTGAACGCCAACAGAGAAGGAGCATTTTGCTTGGCTCTCTCAATTGCTACTTTGTAAGCGCCAGAAGTTTCTGTACCGTCAGCAGGGCGAAACACCGTCAGGTTAGGAATAGCGCGCAGAGAAGCCAGAGTTTCAATCGGTTGGTGGGTGGGGCCGTCTTCACCTTGGCCGATAGAATCGTGGGTCATCACCCAAATGGAACCAGCCAGAGACAACGCAGATAAGCGGATAGCCGCCCGCATGTAATCTGTGAAGATTAAGAAGGTCGCACCGTAGGGAATTAATCCCGAACCGTGTAACGCCATACCATTGACAATTGCACCCATACCATGCTCCCGTACACCATAGTGGATGTTGGGGTTTTGGTATTGTCCTTTTTGAAAGTCGCCTTTACCCTTAATTTCGGTGAGGTTGGAGTGAGTTAAGTCAGCCGAACCACCAATTAACTCTGGTAAAACTGCCGCTAGTTTATTGAGACAGGTTTCCGAGTGTTTACGGGTGGGTAATGCTTTGTCTTCAGGGGTGTAGGTGGGTAACACTTGATCCCAACCATCAGGTAGTTTACCGCTGATATAGCGTTCAAACTCAGCTGCTTCTTGGGGATACTTAGCTTTGTAATCAGCGTATGTTTTATTCCAGTCAGCCTCGTAGCCTGCACCACGTTCTACTGCTTTGCGGGTGTGATCAAGAACATCTTGAGGAATTACAAAAGGCTCGTGTTCCCACTTCAATTCTTTACGAGTTAAAGCAACTTCGTCTGTTCCCAAAGCAGCGCCGTGAATCCCAGCAGTGTTTTGCTTGTTGGGAGAACCGTAACCGATGGTGGTTGTCACCTTGATCATGGTCGGTTTATCGGTGACAGCTTTAGCTGCTTCAATAGCTTTGTGAATTGCTTCTAAATCGGTATTACCGTTTTCAACATGTAGAACGTGCCAACCGTAAGCTTCAAACCGTTTAGAAACATCTTCGGTGAATGCTACATCCGTAGAACCGTCAATGGAAATATGGTTGTCGTCGTACAGAGCGATCAGTTTGCCTAATCCCAAATGCCCCGCAAAAGAAGCAGCTTCTCCAGAAACACCTTCCATGTTGCAACCGTCACCTAAAATCACATAGGTGTAGTGGTCAACAATGGCGGCATCGGGTTTGTTATATTTAGCGGCTAGGTGGGCTTCTGCTATTGCCAAACCGACTCCATTAGCTATGCCTTGACCCAGGGGCCCTGTGGTGACTTCCACACCTGCGGTGATGAAGTTTTCGGGGTGTCCGGGGGTTTTGGATTCCCACTGACGGAACTGCTTGATATCTTCTATCGTGACGCTATCGTAGCCTGCCAAGTACAGCAGAGCGTACTGTAACATCGAGCCATGACCTGCGGACAAGACAAAGCGATCGCGGTTGAACCACTTAGGATTCTTGGGATTAAACTTCATAAAGCGATCCCAAAGTACGAAAGCCATCGGAGCCGCGCCCATCGGCAGCCCTGGGTGTCCCGATTTTGCCTTTTCTACGGCATCGATAGCCAAGAAGCGGATCGAGTTAATACAAAGTTCTTCGAGGGATTGGGTTGCAACAGCCATAATCAGATTGTTCTTAACGACGGGTTAGCACTCTTTGAGCTTCTCTTGTGGCGGGGTGATTTAATTTTCCCCCCGCAGTATCCTCATCATCCCATTCCCGATTGTCGATGGACAAGCGGGATCTCCTGAGTTTCTAGTAATTAATCACGCTAATGATTTGGTCATGCTGAACCCGCGGTTGGGGTCAGAATGATCTCTATGATACTTTTTGTGCTCTTCTTTTCAGAGAGCCGACCACTAGTAAAATTTTGGATTTTAAGGATATTTCTTGAGGGCTAGGGTGACATTATGACCACCAAAGCCGAAAGAATTGGATAAGGCCACTTCTATTTTTTGATGGCGGCTGGAGTTGGGGACGTAATCTAAATCACATTCTGGGTCGGGATTTTCCAGATTGATTGTCGGGGGAATTTGATCATTAGCGATCGCTAATGTTGTGGCTACGGCTTCAATGCCTCCAGAACCGCCCAACAAATGACCTGTCATCGATTTAGTTGAGCTAATTGCTACTTTATAAGCATGATCGCCCAGAGCTTTTTTCATCGCTGCGGTTTCTGTGGAATCATTAGCTGGGGTGCTGGTGCCGTGGGCGTTGATGTAGCTCACCTGTTCTGGAGAAAGTCCTCCATCTTTGAGAGCTAATTCTATGGCTCTGGCAGCGCCTAATCCGCCGGGGACGGGAGAAGTCATATGATAGGCATCACAGGTCATGCCATACCCGACTATTTCCGCATAAATGCGAGCACCGCGACTCAGAGCGTGTTCCAGTTCTTCCAGAATTAAAATTCCTGCTCCTTCGCCCATAACAAAACCATCGCGATCGCGGTCGAAGGGACGACAAGCATGAGCCGGGTCATCGTTGCGAGTTGACAGCGCCCTAGCTGCGGCAAACCCAGCAAACCCCAGAGGAGTAATCGCCGCCTCACAACCTCCACAAATCATGGCTTGGGCGTATCCTCCTTGAATTTGGCGAAAAGCATCGCCGATGGCATTGGAACCGGCAGCACAAGCGGTGACTGAGCAAGAATTAGGCCCTTTTGCACCCGTGTGAATTGCCGTTAATCCTGCTGCCATATTGGCGATCATCATCGGAATCATAAATGGACTACAGCGGTCTGGGCCCCGATTTAAGTAGATAGTTTGTTGGTCTTCTAGAACCTTCAAACCGCCAATACCAGAACCGATGATGATTCCCACCTGTTCTGCATTCAATTCATTAATAACTAAACCCGCGTCCGCTATGGCCTGTTTTGCCGCCGCCACCCCAAACTGGGAAAAGCGATCCATGCGCTTGGCTTCTTTGCGTTCCAAGTAATCGTGTGGATCAAAGTTTTTCACCTCACCAGCAATGCGGCAATCATGGCGAGATGCATCAAAAGCGGTGATGTAATCTATGCCATTGCGTCCACTTAACAATCCTTCCCAATATTCAGCTGGTGTGTTGCCAATTGGTGTAATCGCGCCAACACCAGTTACTACAACGCGTCTACGTTTATAATCTGTCATGACTCAGTTAAAGGTGGCGAAAAAGCAGCATACAGAGGATCTAGGGACTAAGGACTAGGGACTGGGGACTGGGGACTGAGGACTGGGTAAACTTTCAATTCCCAATGCCCAATGCCCAATACTTCGACTTACTTCGACTTCGCTCAGTACAAGTCGCTCAGTAGAACTACCCCACCATGCCCCATGCCCAATCCCCATTAGCTTTTCTAAGCAGATGCAGCAACGTTATTGTTGATGTAATCGACTGCGTGTTGAACTGATAAAATTTGTTCGGCGGCTTCGTCAGGAATTTCAATATCAAATTCTTCTTCAAAAGCCATAACTAATTCCACAATATCTAGGGAATCAGCGCCCAAATCCTCGATAAATGTGGATTGTGGTGTAATTTTCTCAGCTTCAATACCCAGTTGTTCGACAACAACTTTCTTTACCCGATCAAAAATGTCTTCTTGGCTCATAGATAAAAGTCCTTAACCGGTTGCTATAATCTGCTCTTTATGGGCAATTGTTGTTTTGAGCATATACATCTTATCGGAAAGCGCGATCGCCCGTATACTGCTCTGGGATTTTCTTACAAAAACTCTGTTGTGGGCACTGAGCACCGGGCAATAGATCACAGATTGCCAAATAGCGATCGCTGCTAGGAATGATACAACAGTATTGATGAGGGCAACTGCCTTAACTTAAATCTACTCATATGTTATCTCCAACGCTGAAATACGCTTACTTTCCTGGTTGTGTTGCCCAGGGAGCATGTCGGGAACTCTACCAATCAACTCAAGCCCTTACCCAAGCATTGGGTATTCAACTAGTGGAATTGAAAAAAGCCGCTTGCTGTGGTTCTGGCACTTTTAAGGAAGATTCTCAACTTTTAGAAGACACGGTTAATGCTCGCAACATTGCTTTAGCCGAGGAATTAAATTTGCCTCTCCTCACCCATTGCAGCACTTGTCAAGGGGTGATTGGTCATGTCGATGAACGTCTCAAGGAATCCCAAACTACAAACCCCGCATACGTTCAGCAGGTAAATAATTTACTGGTTAAAGAAGGTTGTTCGCCTTATCGCGGTAACACCGAAGTTAAACATCTCCTCTATGCGCTGGTGACAGATTATGGTATTGAAGAAATTGCCAAACGTGTCACCCACAAGTTAACTGGACTTAAATGTGCGGCTTTTTATGGCTGTTATCTCCTCCGCGCCCAAAAATCCATGCCTTATGACGACCCCTACCGCCCAGAAGCGATGGAAAATGTATTTCGCGCAATAGGTGCAGAGCCAATTTATTACCGGGGTCGCACACAATGCTGTGGCTGGCCGCTTTCTAGCTACGCTACTACCCAATCGTTTCAAATGGCGGGTACGCACATTCAAGATGCTTTGTCAAGCGGGGCTGATTGTTTAGTTACACCTTGTCCACTGTGTCACCTGAATCTAGATTCCCGTCAACCAGAGGTGGAAAAGGTGATTGGGCAAAAGTTAGGTTTACCAGTGTTGCATTTACCCCAGTTGATTGCTTTAGCTTTAGGGGTTAGTCCGAAAGAACTGGGTTTAGAGCGTCATATTGTTTCGACTAAGCCAGTGTTGGAGAAATTGGGATTTTAATATCAAAACCTCGCCGACGAGTATCAAAGACTCGTTCGCGAGTATCAAAACCTCATTCACGAGGAAAATAACCTCGCCGACGAGTATCAAAACCTCATTCACGAGGAAAATAACCTCGCCGACGAGGATAAAAGCCTCATTCACGAGGAAAAAAGACTCGCCGAAGAGAATAAAAGCCTCATTCACGAAGAAAAAAGCCTCGTTCACGAGGAAAAAAGCTTCGCCGACGACGATAAGAGCCTCGTTCACGAGGAAAAAAGCTTCGCCGACGAGTATCGTAGACTCACGTTAAAAAAATATAGCCGTAGTCACATAAGTTAGTCCGGGAGGATGTCT
Protein-coding regions in this window:
- the tkt gene encoding transketolase; amino-acid sequence: MAVATQSLEELCINSIRFLAIDAVEKAKSGHPGLPMGAAPMAFVLWDRFMKFNPKNPKWFNRDRFVLSAGHGSMLQYALLYLAGYDSVTIEDIKQFRQWESKTPGHPENFITAGVEVTTGPLGQGIANGVGLAIAEAHLAAKYNKPDAAIVDHYTYVILGDGCNMEGVSGEAASFAGHLGLGKLIALYDDNHISIDGSTDVAFTEDVSKRFEAYGWHVLHVENGNTDLEAIHKAIEAAKAVTDKPTMIKVTTTIGYGSPNKQNTAGIHGAALGTDEVALTRKELKWEHEPFVIPQDVLDHTRKAVERGAGYEADWNKTYADYKAKYPQEAAEFERYISGKLPDGWDQVLPTYTPEDKALPTRKHSETCLNKLAAVLPELIGGSADLTHSNLTEIKGKGDFQKGQYQNPNIHYGVREHGMGAIVNGMALHGSGLIPYGATFLIFTDYMRAAIRLSALSLAGSIWVMTHDSIGQGEDGPTHQPIETLASLRAIPNLTVFRPADGTETSGAYKVAIERAKQNAPSLLAFTRQNVPNLAGTSIEGVSKGGYVVVDSEGTPDIILIGTGSELSLCVTAAEKLTAEGKKVRVVSLPAWDLFEAQDAAYKESVLPKAVTKRLSVEAAASFGWHKYVGTEGDTVSIDRFGASAPGGVCLEKFGFSVDNVLAKAKALLG
- the fabF gene encoding beta-ketoacyl-ACP synthase II, with translation MTDYKRRRVVVTGVGAITPIGNTPAEYWEGLLSGRNGIDYITAFDASRHDCRIAGEVKNFDPHDYLERKEAKRMDRFSQFGVAAAKQAIADAGLVINELNAEQVGIIIGSGIGGLKVLEDQQTIYLNRGPDRCSPFMIPMMIANMAAGLTAIHTGAKGPNSCSVTACAAGSNAIGDAFRQIQGGYAQAMICGGCEAAITPLGFAGFAAARALSTRNDDPAHACRPFDRDRDGFVMGEGAGILILEELEHALSRGARIYAEIVGYGMTCDAYHMTSPVPGGLGAARAIELALKDGGLSPEQVSYINAHGTSTPANDSTETAAMKKALGDHAYKVAISSTKSMTGHLLGGSGGIEAVATTLAIANDQIPPTINLENPDPECDLDYVPNSSRHQKIEVALSNSFGFGGHNVTLALKKYP
- a CDS encoding acyl carrier protein: MSQEDIFDRVKKVVVEQLGIEAEKITPQSTFIEDLGADSLDIVELVMAFEEEFDIEIPDEAAEQILSVQHAVDYINNNVAASA
- a CDS encoding CoB--CoM heterodisulfide reductase iron-sulfur subunit B family protein, with translation MLSPTLKYAYFPGCVAQGACRELYQSTQALTQALGIQLVELKKAACCGSGTFKEDSQLLEDTVNARNIALAEELNLPLLTHCSTCQGVIGHVDERLKESQTTNPAYVQQVNNLLVKEGCSPYRGNTEVKHLLYALVTDYGIEEIAKRVTHKLTGLKCAAFYGCYLLRAQKSMPYDDPYRPEAMENVFRAIGAEPIYYRGRTQCCGWPLSSYATTQSFQMAGTHIQDALSSGADCLVTPCPLCHLNLDSRQPEVEKVIGQKLGLPVLHLPQLIALALGVSPKELGLERHIVSTKPVLEKLGF